One stretch of Pradoshia sp. D12 DNA includes these proteins:
- the serA gene encoding phosphoglycerate dehydrogenase, which translates to MFKVLIADSIKPDGLTPFIGRNDIEVVQKKIDEVSSELHLFDALLVRSATKVTNDLLQKMTNLKIVARAGVGIDNIDVPSCTSRGIIVVNAPDGNTISTAEHTFAMMASLARNIPQAHQSLKNGAWERNRFAGAELKGKTLGIVGMGRIGTELSKRARAFQMNIFAFDPFITSDRAKELGITVGSLDNLLQVSDFITVHTPLNKDTRGLLNKNTIHKCKDGVYLINCARGGIIDEDALYDAVLEGKVAGAALDVFVEEPPVNNKLLSLDQIIVTPHLGASTAEAQLNVAKQVAKEVVSFVDGIPVSNSINLPAIPAELFNRIQPYYQLVKKLGSFLSQYINEGIKEISITYGGDAFDFDSSILTKSLVSGFFKERADVTINEVNALLYAKERSITIGEKISNETYGYSNSITVRIKGDTRQIEMKATYIKEYGPRIIAIDDFKIDFYPDGHILYIQHHDRPGVIGIVGKKLGDLNLNIATMQVGRKEAGGEAIMILTFDEKIPHSVINELAGNDEISVAKAINLSEA; encoded by the coding sequence TTGTTTAAAGTGCTCATAGCTGATTCAATAAAGCCTGATGGTTTAACACCATTCATTGGCAGGAATGACATCGAGGTTGTCCAAAAAAAGATAGATGAAGTAAGCAGTGAATTGCATCTGTTTGATGCACTTTTAGTTAGAAGTGCTACAAAAGTAACAAATGATTTACTTCAAAAAATGACAAACCTAAAAATTGTAGCCCGGGCTGGCGTAGGGATCGACAATATAGATGTTCCTTCCTGTACAAGTCGTGGAATCATTGTGGTCAATGCACCGGATGGCAATACAATTTCTACCGCTGAACACACTTTTGCCATGATGGCATCCCTGGCCCGAAACATTCCTCAGGCTCACCAATCTTTAAAAAATGGTGCTTGGGAGCGAAATCGCTTTGCCGGAGCTGAATTAAAAGGTAAGACGTTAGGAATCGTTGGTATGGGGAGAATTGGTACTGAATTATCCAAGCGGGCGAGAGCTTTTCAGATGAATATTTTTGCCTTTGATCCTTTCATTACGTCAGATCGGGCAAAAGAATTAGGCATAACGGTCGGTTCACTCGATAACCTGCTTCAAGTATCTGATTTCATCACCGTCCACACCCCATTAAATAAGGATACAAGAGGCTTATTAAACAAAAATACAATACATAAATGCAAAGACGGTGTCTATCTGATCAACTGTGCCAGAGGAGGCATAATTGACGAGGACGCTTTATATGATGCGGTTCTTGAGGGAAAAGTAGCCGGAGCTGCACTGGATGTATTTGTAGAAGAACCTCCGGTGAATAATAAATTATTGTCCTTGGATCAAATCATTGTCACACCTCACCTTGGAGCGTCCACTGCTGAAGCGCAATTAAATGTGGCTAAGCAGGTGGCAAAAGAAGTAGTCTCATTTGTGGATGGAATACCAGTGTCAAACTCCATCAATTTACCAGCTATACCTGCTGAATTATTTAATAGAATACAGCCATATTATCAATTAGTGAAAAAACTTGGCTCTTTCCTATCACAATATATAAACGAAGGCATAAAAGAAATTTCCATTACATATGGCGGTGATGCTTTTGATTTTGATTCATCAATTTTAACAAAATCACTTGTTTCTGGATTTTTTAAAGAACGGGCTGATGTCACCATCAACGAAGTAAATGCCCTGTTATACGCTAAGGAACGTTCCATCACTATAGGTGAAAAAATCTCAAACGAAACATATGGTTATTCAAATAGTATAACGGTAAGAATTAAAGGCGATACCAGACAAATTGAAATGAAAGCAACCTATATAAAAGAATATGGGCCGCGTATCATTGCCATCGATGACTTCAAAATCGACTTTTACCCTGATGGCCATATCCTATATATCCAGCACCACGACAGACCAGGCGTGATTGGCATTGTCGGTAAAAAACTCGGCGATCTTAATCTCAATATTGCCACCATGCAGGTAGGACGGAAAGAAGCCGGCGGTGAAGCCATTATGATCCTTACGTTTGATGAAAAAATTCCTCATTCCGTCATAAATGAACTTGCCGGCAATGATGAAATATCCGTCGCCAAAGCAATTAATTTGAGTGAGGCATAG